From Triticum aestivum cultivar Chinese Spring chromosome 4A, IWGSC CS RefSeq v2.1, whole genome shotgun sequence, a single genomic window includes:
- the LOC123082453 gene encoding bisdemethoxycurcumin synthase-like — MVLLGNLTASPAAAVIRQAQRADGPASVLAIGTANPANCVLQQEYADYYFRVINAEHDTKLKSKLHRICKSSAIKKRYFYHTDEMLRDHPELIDRTLPSLDTRMGIATTAVPELAAAAATKAMAEWGRPATDVTHLIVGTYCGAHMPGADVRLASLLGLAPSVRRTMLYLNGCNSGATALRVAKDIAENNRGARVLVVCAELTLILLRAPEDEADKATLIMQALFGDGAAAVIVGADVNRGSVECPLFEMVAASQAVIPESERAAAGRLGEDGLLFRPAVEMTTLIRENVEQCLVEALAPLGLSGGWNRLFWAVHPGGRAILDGVEAVLRLDSEKLAASRHVLSEYGNMSGPTVIFVLDEIRRRRGELGVGRDGLGVLLGLGPGISVETIVLHATGNY; from the exons ATGGTGCTGCTCGGGAACCTCACGGCAAGTCCGGCGGCCGCCGTCATCCGGCAGGCGCAGCGCGCAGACGGCCCTGCGTCCGTGCTCGCCATCGGCACGGCCAACCCGGCCAACTGCGTGCTGCAGCAAGAGTACGCCGACTACTACTTCCGGGTCATCAACGCAGAGCACGACACCAAGCTCAAATCCAAGCTTCACAGAATct GTAAAAGCTCGGCCATCAAGAAGCGTTACTTCTACCACACCGACGAGATGCTGCGAGACCATCCTGAGCTCATAGACCGGACATTGCCATCCCTGGACACCCGGATGGGCATAGCCACCACCGCCGTTCCCGAGCTCGCGGCAGCTGCCGCGACCAAGGCTATGGCGGAGTGGGGGCGCCCGGCCACCGACGTGACCCACCTCATCGTCGGCACCTACTGCGGCGCACACATGCCGGGCGCCGACGTCCGGCTGGCTTccctcctcggcctcgccccctccgtccgccgcaccATGCTCTACCTCAACGGCTGCAACAGCGGCGCCACCGCGCTCCGGGTCGCCAAGGACATCGCCGAGAACAACCGCGGCGCGCGCGTCCTCGTGGTCTGCGCCGAGCTCACTCTCATCCTGCTCCGCGCCCCCGAGGACGAGGCCGACAAGGCCACGCTCATCATGCAGGCCCTGTTCGGTGACGGAGCGGCCGCCGTGATCGTCGGCGCAGACGTGAACCGCGGCTCTGTCGAGTGCCCGCTCTTCGAGATGGTGGCCGCGTCGCAGGCCGTGATACCGGAGTCTGAGCGCGCCGCGGCCGGACGGCTCGGCGAAGACGGGCTCCTCTTCCGCCCCGCCGTTGAGATGACAACGCTGATTCGCGAGAACGTCGAGCAGTGCCTGGTAGAGGCGCTGGCGCCGCTCGGCCTGAGCGGTGGCTGGAACCGTCTCTTCTGGGCGGTGCATCCAGGGGGGCGAGCAATCTTGGACGGCGTGGAGGCGGTGCTCCGGCTGGACTCCGAGAAGCTGGCGGCAAGCCGCCATGTGCTGAGCGAGTACGGGAACATGTCTGGGCCGACGGTGATCTTTGTGCTCGACGAGATACGGCGACGCCGCGGAGAGCTTGGGGTTGGACGTGACGGCCTGGGTGTGCTACTGGGGCTCGGACCGGGAATTTCCGTTGAGACCATAGTGCTGCACGCCACCGGTAATTACTAG
- the LOC123087305 gene encoding uncharacterized protein → MAAVARSPSPSPSPSPAAVRPCPSMRRSADSNPFKPADCPSQRSASSKGVGGGCGCHHASSPSPRRRSLSSSFGEKENEPRDRTPKPAARTGGPKNFMAPTISAASKAASPRNTSKVLGERNHDTPHLAPFSPANLAHKPKAGGTPDPRRLRLSFDAPLAPAGDDDAGTEIPVRAAAETVGAERSLRHSFEPPPAAAAWHGPLAGDDDDAGLEDPVGVNHPHAAADPVDAEPSRAALYDPKTNYTSPRPRFLHYKPNPRVDIYRHGRAGVGRLEDGFASASASESSDETDATATTEDDLTEEEQEQAQQNHLPREQPALAAPSEAAEACVLAPDPTPGSPRAALLLPSEAAAVTPEPARVSAPEPRATPPRARALTPEPEHGVRAPAKKGSSLRFLLPLAFVLLMSAASVCVLLQPDSPIMSNTALSKASGFLSVQESHPVELAAWLKQWSSSSLDSITSYWEALASTSTQKQEYFGPHFAANWSAAAADGDNHAAAADFYYNFAEAWPVPSEEPISSANALTAEPEEESVADAGVGEKYDASDYYDMVVVELDVGMPEEAPGSSYGASVLEEQLKIQDAVSEASSADLIAESEGVAAVVEESDADYSKAVDELDVGASEAAPGSISGEEISQDLGTPSQPAEQHEQDVESEEPEDNHGSGKEGQEPHLGLESDSSMSPSYLDRISKPAAAVGVALVVVILSAGVAALSMWKKQAQVATGANVPAEQGQAEEAETRSGSASSEGHRVVKGSVAEETERFGDSGFSQYSSSLSSGHGHGRGKTKEEENVGLEPASKRESMSYSTSSYGSFTTYEKIAAKNRNKDDEAMTPVRRSSRLRSVKSPEAESS, encoded by the exons ATGGCAGCGGTGGCCaggtccccgtccccgtccccgtcgccgtcgccggccgcgGTCAGGCCCTGCCCCTCCATGCGGAGGAGCGCCGACTCCAACCCCTTCAAGCCCGCAG ATTGCCCCTCGCAGAGGAGCGCCAGCTCCAAGGGCGTTGGCGGCGGGTGCGGGTGCCACCACGCCTCCTCGCCCTCGCCGCGCCGGaggtccctctcctcctccttcgggGAGAAGGAGAACGAGCCGCGGGACCGCACCCCCAAGCCCGCGGCGCGCACAGGCGGCCCGAAGAACTTCATGGCGCCCACCATCTCCGCCGCGTCCAAGGCCGCCTCGCCCAGGAACACCAGCAAGGTGCTCGGGGAGCGGAACCACGACACGCCTCACCTCGCGCCCTTCTCCCCCGCCAACCTCGCGCACAAGCCCAAGGCGGGAGGAACCCCCGACCCGCGCCGCCTGCGCCTCTCCTTCGACGCCCCTCTCGCTCCCGCTGGAGATGACGACGCGGGGACGGAGATTCCCGTGCGCGCGGCGGCCGAGACGGTGGGCGCGGAGCGCAGCCTGCGGCACTCGTTCGAGCCCCCTCCCGCGGCCGCCGCATGGCACGGCCCGCTCGCTGGAGATGACGACGACGCGGGGTTGGAGGATCCCGTGGGCGTGAACCACCCGCACGCGGCGGCCGATCCGGTGGACGCGGAGCCGTCCCGGGCGGCCCTGTACGACCCCAAGACCAACTACACTTCGCCGAGGCCGCGCTTCCTCCACTACAAGCCCAACCCCCGCGTCGACATCTACCGCCACGGCCGCGCTGGCGTCGGGCGCCTCGAGGACggcttcgcctccgcctccgcctccgagaGCAGCGACGAAACCGACGCCACTGCCACCACGGAGGACGACCTCACGGAGGAGGAGCAAGAGCAAGCACAGCAGAATCACCTGCCACGGGAGCAGCCAGCTCTCGCCGCTCCATCCGAGGCCGCCGAGGCTTGCGTCCTGGCGCCAGATCCCACGCCGGGTTCACCGCGGGCTGCTCTGCTGCTGCCATCAGAGGCTGCTGCGGTGACGCCCGAGCCGGCTCGCGTCTCTGCACCGGAGCCTAGGGCGACTCCTCCGCGAGCTCGTGCACTGACGCCGGAGCCGGAGCATGGGGTGCGAGCTCCAGCGAAGAAGGGGTCCTCGTTGAGGTTCCTGCTTCCCCTTGCTTTCGTTCTGCTCATGTCCGCTGCTTCCGTGTGCGTGCTGCTGCAACCGGATTCGCCGATCATGTCAAACACCGCCTTGTCGAAGGCGTCAGGCTTTCTTTCAGTTCAAGAATCACACCCTGTGGAGTTGGCTGCTTGGCTCAAGCAATGGTCAAGCAGTTCGTTGGATTCGATCACGTCTTACTGGGAGGCCTTGGCCTCTACATCCACGCAAAAGCAAGAGTACTTTGGTCCGCACTTTGCAGCCAACTGGAGTGCGGCGGCTGCCGATGGTGACAaccatgctgctgctgctgatttctACTACAACTTTGCTGAGGCATGGCCAGTGCCGAGTGAAGAGCCTATTAGCAGTGCCAATGCCTTGACTGCAGAGCCGGAAGAAGAATCAGTTGCTGATGCTGGAGTGGGAGAAAAATATGATGCATCAGACTACTACGACATGGTGGTAGTTGAGCTTGATGTTGGAATGCCAGAAGAAGCTCCTGGTAGCAGCTATGGTGCCAGTGTCCTGGAGGAGCAGTTGAAGATCCAGGATGCAGTTTCTGAAGCAAGCAGTGCTGACTTGATTGCAGAATCAGAGGGTGTTGCTGCAGTGGTAGAAGAATCTGATGCAGACTACTCCAAGGCAGTAGATGAGCTTGATGTTGGGGCATCAGAAGCAGCTCCAGGTAGCATCAGTGGCGAAGAGATCAGTCAGGATTTGGGCACCCCATCTCAACCTGCTGAGCAGCATGAACAGGATGTTGAGAGTGAAGAGCCCGAGGACAACCACGGCAGTGGCAAGGAGGGCCAGGAGCCGCATCTTGGCCTTGAGTCGGACTCGAGCATGTCGCCAAGCTACTTGGACAGAATCTCAAAGCCTGCTGCAGCAGTAGGTGTTGCTCTCGTTGTGGTCATTCTTTCAGCAGGCGTTGCCGCCCTTTCCATGTGGAAGAAGCAAGCTCAGGTTGCCACAGGTGCCAATGTACCAGCTGAGCAGGGTCAAGCCGAGGAGGCTGAGACTCGATCTGGTTCAGCAAGCAGTGAGGGCCATCGTGTTGTCAAAGGTTCTGTGGCAGAAGAAACTGAGCGATTTGGTGACTCTGGTTTCTCTCAGTACAGCAGCAGCTTGTCGTCTGGCCATGGCCATGGCAGGGGGAAGACCAAGGAGGAAGAGAACGTCGGCCTCGAGCCCGCGTCCAAGAGGGAGTCCATGTCATACTCCACATCATCCTATGGCAGCTTCACGACCTATGAGAAGATCGCTGCCAAGAAC aggaACAAGGATGATGAGGCGATGACCCCGGTCCGGCGCTCCAGCAGGCTGCGGAGTGTCAAATCACCCGAGGCCGAGTCTAGTTAG
- the LOC123087306 gene encoding pyruvate kinase isozyme A, chloroplastic, which yields MATSAAASSFPSYLVPAHASRRSGARPARAAAEGVMDVVSEAELREKGFMGMRKTKLVCTVGPACVDALPALARGGMGVARVNLCHGGRDWHRAAMREVRRLNDEEGFCVSLMVDTEGSQLLFADHGGAASVKAEDCSEWLFTSKKTDKAHPFTMHVNFDKFSEGILVGDELVIDGGMATFQVTEKIGSDLRCKCTDPGLLLPRAKLSFWRDGKLVERNFGLPTLSTKDWADIEFGITEGVDCIALSFVKDANDIKSLKTYLSRRSLEHIKIFAKIESLESLKNLKDIIEASDGVMVARGDLGVQVPLEQIPAIQEAIVELCRNLNKPVIVASQLLESMVEYPTPTRAEVADVSEAVRQYADAIMLSAESAIGAYPEKALSVLRAASERMESWSREENMQRLLPQYQLAIALPDRISEQICSSAVEMANNLAVDAIFVYTKHGHMASLLSRNRPNPPIFAFTDDANTRKSMNLYWGVIPLQLPLSNSMDDNFKQTIKLLKSKGSVKPGDSVLVVADSDLNQLCAAATSSVYQSIQVRLVD from the exons atggccacctccgccgccgccagctcGTTCCCCTCCTACCTCGTCCCGGCCCACGCCTCCCGCCGCAGCGGGGCCCGTccggcccgggcggcggcggagggggtgATGGACGTGGTGTCGGAGGCAGAGCTCAGGGAGAAGGGGTTCATGGGCATGCGCAAGACGAAGCTCGTGTGCACGGTGGGGCCGGCGTGCGTGGACGCGCTGCCGGCGCTGGCGCGCGGCGGGATGGGCGTGGCGCGGGTCAACCTCTGCCACGGCGGCCGCGACTGGCACCGCGCCGCCATGCGCGAGGTGCGCAGGCTCAATGACGAGGAGGGCTTCTGCGTCTCCCTCATGGTCGACACCGAGGGCTCCCAGCTCCTCTTCGCCGACCACGGCGGCGCCGCATCCGTCAAGGCCGAG GATTGCTCTGAATGGTTATTTACCAGTAAAAAAACAGATAAAGCTCACCCATTTACAATGCACGTGAACTTTGATAAGTTTTCTGAAG GCATTCTAGTTGGTGATGAGCTTGTCATAGATGGTGGAATGGCGACATTTCAAGTTACAGAGAAGATCGGGAGTGATCTGCGCTGTAAGTGCACAGATCCAGGTTTGCTTCTTCCTCGAGCCAAGTTGTCATTCTGGAGGGACGGAAAATTAGTTGAAAGGAACTTTGGGCTTCCTACATTATCGACAAAG GATTGGGCTGACATTGAATTTGGCATAACTGAAGGAGTCGATTGTATTGCTCTTTCATTTGTAAAGGATGCTAATGACATTAAGTCCCTGAAAACTTACCTCTCCAGAAGATCATTAGA ACACATTAAGATATTTGCAAAGATCGAGAGTCTGGAATCTCTGAAGAACCTTAAAGACATCATAGAGGCATCAGATGGAGTCATGGTTGCGCGTGGTGATCTTGGAGTTCAGGTTCCTCTAGAACAAATCCCAGCCATCCAAGAGGCGATTGTTGAATTATGTAGAAACCTGAACAAGCCTGTGATAGTTGCTTCGCAGCTTCTGGAATCAATGGTTGAATACCCAACGCCTACTCGTGCAGAG GTGGCAGATGTTTCTGAAGCAGTGCGGCAATACGCAGATGCTATAATGCTGTCAGCCGAGTCTGCCATAGGTGCATATCCCGAGAAAGCTCTGTCTGTCCTACGTGCTGCTAGTGAGAGGATGGAATCATGGAGCCGCGAGGAAAACATGCAAAGACTTCTTCCACAGTATCAGCTTGCGATAGCTCTGCCTGACCGGATTTCGGAGCAAATATGCAGCAGTGCTGTGGAAATGG CAAACAACCTTGCCGTGGACGCCATCTTCGTTTACACAAAGCATGGCCACATGGCGTCGCTCCTGTCACGCAACCGACCCAACCCTCCCATCTTTGCGTTCACCGACGACGCCAACACGAGAAAGAGCATGAACCTTTACTGGGGGGTGATCCCGCTCCAGCTCCCGCTGTCGAATAGCATGGACGACAACTTCAAGCAGACCATCAAGCTCCTGAAGTCCAAGGGCTCGGTGAAACCTGGGGACTCCGTCTTGGTCGTGGCCGACTCGGATCTGAACCAACTTTGTGCTGCTGCCACATCATCAGTGTACCAATCCATTCAGGTCCGATTGGTGGACTAG